From the genome of Miscanthus floridulus cultivar M001 chromosome 10, ASM1932011v1, whole genome shotgun sequence, one region includes:
- the LOC136485390 gene encoding uncharacterized protein isoform X1, translated as MPLSDQETPGRSSRTAMDPVTDTDGVIVSQKRHARSPLALLAGEMLDEKRQRTTASINNTAAVAVPWAFILADILGVLLRFLPCLADRSALRSVCRLWRAAAQGHSLPPPLPLLVLPRLRFFSFSTQGAVVAMRRVWMPEEVATGHVGCVGSSEGWLLVARPCEDAAGCERFLVNALSHNVVRLPRLHAPYCTTSGEHPWTANDDPKLYSRSLDHVVLSAPPGSATKCIVAGFSCRRPVPGLSDWRGLPGITLWQPGMKTWYVYQSRWVNWLSDLVFHQGKLYMLRGYWHTFQSPLLFAFTLGEDEHGVNVSGLEHRVTMPPFPRPGPANWAARCNLVQWRGRLVVIIRYVDSYISFSHTEKVDVFALDLSIDPCGVTEIRSFGGDCVFVDLCRCTSFPAGSYEGVQGDSIYFIDKYKKDDQPSYVTTVYNMRDGTVKSFTAELLSGNPAEDKLASPVWMFPPE; from the exons ATGCCTTTATCGGATCAAGAAACCCCGGGGCGCAGCTCCCGGACGGCGATGGATCCCGTCACcgacaccgacg GGGTGATTGTTTCTCAGAAGCGTCACGCCCGCAGCCCGCTCGCTCTTCTTGCAGGCGAAATGCTCGACGAAAAGCGGCAAAGGACGACTGCAAGCATCAACAACACAGCGGCTGTGGCGGTGCCGTGGGCGTTCATTCTGGCGGACATTCTGGGCGTCCTACTCCGCTTCCTGCCCTGCCTCGCCGACCGCTCTGCCTTGCGGTCCGTGTGCCGGCTCTGGCGTGCCGCCGCGCAGGGGCACAGCCTGCCGCCGCCGCTACCGCTCCTCGTGCTCCCCAGGCTCAGGTTCTTCAGCTTTTCCACCCAGGGGGCAGTCGTCGCTATGCGCCGCGTGTGGATGCCTGAGGAGGTGGCCACAGGCCATGTCGGCTGCGTGGGATCTTCCGAAGGATGGCTTCTTGTGGCGAGACCCTGCGAAGATGCCGCCGGCTGCGAGCGCTTCCTGGTGAACGCGCTCTCTCATAATGTCGTCCGTCTGCCCCGTCTGCATGCTCCCTACTGCACCACCTCTGGTGAGCACCCCTGGACTGCCAACGATGACCCCAAGCTGTATTCAAGGTCACTCGACCACGTTGTGCTATCTGCTCCGCCTGGCTCGGCGACCAAGTGCATAGTGGCTGGCTTCTCCTGCCGCAGGCCTGTGCCCGGGCTCTCAGACTGGCGTGGCTTGCCTGGGATTACGCTGTGGCAGCCTGGGATGAAGACATGGTACGTCTACCAATCTCGCTGGGTTAACTGGTTGAGTGACCTTGTGTTCCACCAGGGGAAACTCTACATGCTCCGCGGGTACTGGCACACCTTCCAATCACCATTGCTCTTCGCTTTTACACTCGGGGAAGATGAACATGGGGTCAATGTCTCTGGCCTTGAGCATCGAGTGACTATGCCGCCGTTCCCCCGTCCCGGCCCTGCGAACTGGGCAGCGAGGTGCAACTTGGTGCAATGGCGTGGCCGGCTGGTGGTGATAATAAGATATGTGGATTCTTACATATCGTTCTCCCATACTGAGAAGGTTGATGTGTTTGCCTTGGACCTCAGCATAGACCCTTGTGGTGTCACTGAGATCCGCAGCTTCGGTGGCGATTGTGTCTTTGTCGATCTATGCCGCTGCACTTCCTTTCCTGCCGGCTCGTATGAGGGTGTCCAAGGTGACTCTATCTACTTTATCGATAAGTATAAGAAGGACGACCAGCCTAGTTATGTGACAACTGTGTACAACATGAGAGATGGTACAGTGAAGTCCTTCACTGCTGAGTTATTGTCGGGTAACCCAGCAGAGGACAAGCTCGCCAGCCCAGTGTGGATGTTCCCTCCCGAATGA
- the LOC136485390 gene encoding uncharacterized protein isoform X2, translated as MDPVTDTDGEMLDEKRQRTTASINNTAAVAVPWAFILADILGVLLRFLPCLADRSALRSVCRLWRAAAQGHSLPPPLPLLVLPRLRFFSFSTQGAVVAMRRVWMPEEVATGHVGCVGSSEGWLLVARPCEDAAGCERFLVNALSHNVVRLPRLHAPYCTTSGEHPWTANDDPKLYSRSLDHVVLSAPPGSATKCIVAGFSCRRPVPGLSDWRGLPGITLWQPGMKTWYVYQSRWVNWLSDLVFHQGKLYMLRGYWHTFQSPLLFAFTLGEDEHGVNVSGLEHRVTMPPFPRPGPANWAARCNLVQWRGRLVVIIRYVDSYISFSHTEKVDVFALDLSIDPCGVTEIRSFGGDCVFVDLCRCTSFPAGSYEGVQGDSIYFIDKYKKDDQPSYVTTVYNMRDGTVKSFTAELLSGNPAEDKLASPVWMFPPE; from the exons ATGGATCCCGTCACcgacaccgacg GCGAAATGCTCGACGAAAAGCGGCAAAGGACGACTGCAAGCATCAACAACACAGCGGCTGTGGCGGTGCCGTGGGCGTTCATTCTGGCGGACATTCTGGGCGTCCTACTCCGCTTCCTGCCCTGCCTCGCCGACCGCTCTGCCTTGCGGTCCGTGTGCCGGCTCTGGCGTGCCGCCGCGCAGGGGCACAGCCTGCCGCCGCCGCTACCGCTCCTCGTGCTCCCCAGGCTCAGGTTCTTCAGCTTTTCCACCCAGGGGGCAGTCGTCGCTATGCGCCGCGTGTGGATGCCTGAGGAGGTGGCCACAGGCCATGTCGGCTGCGTGGGATCTTCCGAAGGATGGCTTCTTGTGGCGAGACCCTGCGAAGATGCCGCCGGCTGCGAGCGCTTCCTGGTGAACGCGCTCTCTCATAATGTCGTCCGTCTGCCCCGTCTGCATGCTCCCTACTGCACCACCTCTGGTGAGCACCCCTGGACTGCCAACGATGACCCCAAGCTGTATTCAAGGTCACTCGACCACGTTGTGCTATCTGCTCCGCCTGGCTCGGCGACCAAGTGCATAGTGGCTGGCTTCTCCTGCCGCAGGCCTGTGCCCGGGCTCTCAGACTGGCGTGGCTTGCCTGGGATTACGCTGTGGCAGCCTGGGATGAAGACATGGTACGTCTACCAATCTCGCTGGGTTAACTGGTTGAGTGACCTTGTGTTCCACCAGGGGAAACTCTACATGCTCCGCGGGTACTGGCACACCTTCCAATCACCATTGCTCTTCGCTTTTACACTCGGGGAAGATGAACATGGGGTCAATGTCTCTGGCCTTGAGCATCGAGTGACTATGCCGCCGTTCCCCCGTCCCGGCCCTGCGAACTGGGCAGCGAGGTGCAACTTGGTGCAATGGCGTGGCCGGCTGGTGGTGATAATAAGATATGTGGATTCTTACATATCGTTCTCCCATACTGAGAAGGTTGATGTGTTTGCCTTGGACCTCAGCATAGACCCTTGTGGTGTCACTGAGATCCGCAGCTTCGGTGGCGATTGTGTCTTTGTCGATCTATGCCGCTGCACTTCCTTTCCTGCCGGCTCGTATGAGGGTGTCCAAGGTGACTCTATCTACTTTATCGATAAGTATAAGAAGGACGACCAGCCTAGTTATGTGACAACTGTGTACAACATGAGAGATGGTACAGTGAAGTCCTTCACTGCTGAGTTATTGTCGGGTAACCCAGCAGAGGACAAGCTCGCCAGCCCAGTGTGGATGTTCCCTCCCGAATGA
- the LOC136489270 gene encoding uncharacterized protein gives MRDAVRKLLCPRSSRKHQAEAPALAPRKALKVSTSSTARWVVDAQAAIQHGAALARDDPKEPVTQGEATEAATKQARVEAPTPREAGAHELDEAKAPLVAEATEGEAKAPRTSKAEVVEAGASRASEAEVVDAGAPRTTEAEVAEVGAHGTIEAEAAEAGLGAVKPVA, from the exons ATGAGGGACGCGGTGCGGAAGCTAttgtgtccccgttcgag CCGGAAGCATCAAGCGGAAGCGCCCGCCCTagcgccacgtaaggcgctcaaggtgagcaccagctccaccgcccgatGGGTGGTGGATGCGCAGGCCGCCATTCAGCATGGCGCAGCATTGGCCAGGGAtgacccaaaggagccggtcacccaaggagaggctaccgaggcggccacgAAGCAGGCGAGGGTGGAGGCGCCTACACCCCGCGAGGCCGGGGCCCATGAGTTAGATGAAGCCAAGGCGCCTTtagtcgctgaggccaccgagggcgaggccaaggcccctaggacctccaaGGCCGAGGTGGTGGAGGCCGGGGCTTCCAGGGCTTCCGAAGCTGAGGTGGTGGACGCCGGggctcctaggaccaccgaggccgaggtggcggaggttGGAGCTCACGGGACcatcgaggccgaggcggcgGAGGCCGGCTTGGGCGCGGTGAAGCCGGTGGCCTAG